The DNA region AGATGTCTCCGAGACAATGAGTGGAAGAGTTTCAGAAAATTGTGCCTGTATAACTCATCAGGGAGGAGGTTTCAATGCAGCACTGTGGGGGAAGGAAGagtaaattttattaaaaaagggGAGTAGGAAGCAGTAAAAGTCTCCATAGGCCTTTCAAAGTGAAGTTGAGGAGCTTGTACTGTGTCACTTGCCAACTGCTTCATGtcaaaatttattataaatgtGAATGTGCAACACAAAAAAAGCTGTCTCTGACTTATGTATGACTGCACTTCGTGGGAAAACACGTTCTGCTGTGGAACTGATCGTGGTGGAGGTGCCACGTGCCTGAtgctgtttgtgttttccaggtGTACAGGTGGGATGACCACTCCAGTCTGGTTCTGCAGAGCCTGAACGAGCAGAGGCACCGAGGCCTCTTCTGTGACATCGTGCTGGTGGTGGACGAGCAGAGAGTCCCAGCCCACAGGAACCTCCTGGCTGTGTGCAGTGACTACTTCAACTCCATGTTCACCATCGGCATGAGGGAGGCCCACCAGAAGGAGGTGGAGCTTTTTGGAGCCTCCTACATCGGTCTCAAGGCCGTGGTGGATTTCCTGTACGGCAGCGAGCTGTCTCTGGATGGAGGGAACATCGACTACGTGCTCGAGACAGCTCACCTGCTGCAGATCTGGAAGGTGGTGGACTTCTGCTGCGAGTACCTGGAGAACGAAGTCAGCGAGGAGAATTACCTgtacctgcaggagctggcctCCATCTACAACCTGAAGCGCCTTGACTCCTACATCGATTCCTTCATCCTGCAGAACTTCGGCACGCTGTCCTTCACGCCGGACTTCCTGCAGAACATTTCCTTGCAGAAGCTGTGCCAGTACCTGGACAGCAGCGACGTGCAGCAGGAGTGCGAGCACGACCTGCTGCAGGCCGCCCTGCAGTGGCTCACGCAGTACCCGGAGCGGGAGAACGAGGCTTACCAAGTGCTGGACAACATCCACTTCCCCTTGATCCCCAAGAGCGACCTCCTGCACCGGGTGAAGCCCGCCGTGTGCTcgctgctgcccaaggaagcCAACTGCGAGGGTTTCATCGAGGAGGCCGTCAGGTACCACAACAGCGTGGCGGCGCAGCCGGTGCTGCAGAGCAAGCGCACGGCGCTGCGCACCTGCGAGGAGCGCCTGCTCTTCGTGGGCGGCGAGGTGTCGGAGCGCTGCCTGGAGCTCTGCGATGACACCTGCTTCCTGGACACCAGGAAGGGACAGTGGGTGGCAGAGACGCCTCTGCCGGCCCGGCGGAGTCACCACTGCGTGGCGGTCCTGGGAGGATTCATCTTCATAGCCGGGGGCAGCTTTTCCCGGGACAATGGAGGGGATGCGGCGTCTAATCTCCTATATAGGTATGATCCCCGCTGTAACCAGTGGATAAAGGTGAGGCCTGAGCTGTATTCTTTCTCTGTTCAAAGTCCTTT from Motacilla alba alba isolate MOTALB_02 chromosome 11, Motacilla_alba_V1.0_pri, whole genome shotgun sequence includes:
- the KLHL36 gene encoding kelch-like protein 36 — its product is MEGTRQSRICRPHKISESSKVYRWDDHSSLVLQSLNEQRHRGLFCDIVLVVDEQRVPAHRNLLAVCSDYFNSMFTIGMREAHQKEVELFGASYIGLKAVVDFLYGSELSLDGGNIDYVLETAHLLQIWKVVDFCCEYLENEVSEENYLYLQELASIYNLKRLDSYIDSFILQNFGTLSFTPDFLQNISLQKLCQYLDSSDVQQECEHDLLQAALQWLTQYPERENEAYQVLDNIHFPLIPKSDLLHRVKPAVCSLLPKEANCEGFIEEAVRYHNSVAAQPVLQSKRTALRTCEERLLFVGGEVSERCLELCDDTCFLDTRKGQWVAETPLPARRSHHCVAVLGGFIFIAGGSFSRDNGGDAASNLLYRYDPRCNQWIKVASMRQRRVDFYLGAITDMLVAVGGRNENGALSSVETYSPQKDSWTYIAGLPRFTYGHAGTVYKEFVYISGGHDYQIGPYRKNLLCYDYRTDVWEEKRPMITARGWHSMCTLQDNIYSIGGSDDNIETMARFDILSVESYSPQCNQWTRVAPLLQANSESGVAVWEGKIYILGGYSWEEAVFSKTVQVYDKEKNKWCKGTDLPKAIAGVSACVCALKPKTEDKKKKIKTKKHQDRGR